Proteins encoded together in one Bacteroides ovatus window:
- a CDS encoding bile acid:sodium symporter family protein encodes MVAFFLKSPLLCASKLKCTTMLKFLKNWTLPIAMLVGAIGYPLFISLSFLTPYLIFTMLLLTFCKVSPRDLKPKPLHLWLLLIQIGGALAAYLLLYRFDKIVAEGVMVCIICPTATAAAVITSKLGGSAASLTTYTLIANIGAAIAVPILFPLVEVHPDVTFWEAFLVILGKVFPLLICPFLAAWLLSKCLPKVHQKLLGYHELAFYLWAVSLAIVTAQTLYSLLNDPADGFTEIMIAVGALIACCLQFFLGKTIGSIYNDRISGGQALGQKNTILAIWMAHTYLNPLSSVAPGSYVLWQNIINSWQLWKKRKNELKNQA; translated from the coding sequence ATGGTAGCTTTTTTCCTGAAATCTCCGTTACTTTGTGCTTCGAAGTTAAAATGTACGACGATGCTTAAGTTTTTGAAGAATTGGACGTTACCTATTGCTATGCTGGTAGGTGCTATAGGTTATCCGCTGTTTATCAGCCTTTCTTTTCTGACTCCCTATCTTATTTTTACGATGTTGCTATTGACCTTCTGTAAGGTATCTCCTCGTGATTTGAAGCCTAAACCTCTCCATTTGTGGTTGTTATTGATTCAGATTGGCGGAGCGTTGGCTGCTTATTTGTTGCTTTATCGCTTTGATAAAATAGTAGCAGAGGGAGTGATGGTTTGTATTATTTGTCCTACGGCTACGGCTGCTGCGGTGATTACTTCCAAGTTGGGTGGGAGTGCAGCCAGTCTGACTACTTATACATTGATAGCAAATATCGGTGCGGCTATTGCTGTGCCTATTCTTTTTCCTTTGGTGGAGGTGCATCCTGATGTCACTTTTTGGGAGGCGTTTCTTGTTATTTTAGGTAAGGTATTTCCGTTGTTGATTTGTCCTTTTTTGGCTGCCTGGTTGTTGAGTAAGTGTTTGCCAAAAGTGCATCAGAAGTTATTGGGCTATCATGAACTTGCTTTTTATTTGTGGGCTGTGTCTTTAGCTATCGTAACAGCGCAGACATTGTATTCCTTGCTCAATGACCCAGCGGATGGTTTTACGGAAATCATGATTGCTGTCGGAGCACTGATTGCCTGCTGTTTGCAGTTCTTTTTGGGGAAGACAATCGGCTCAATTTATAATGACCGTATCAGTGGCGGGCAGGCGTTGGGACAAAAGAATACGATTCTGGCTATTTGGATGGCACATACTTATTTGAATCCATTGTCTTCTGTGGCTCCCGGTTCGTATGTGTTGTGGCAGAATATTATTAATTCGTGGCAGTTGTGGAAAAAGAGAAAGAATGAATTGAAAAATCAAGCGTAA
- a CDS encoding N-acetylmuramoyl-L-alanine amidase, protein MKLNRPYILYIFICLWLLFLPSCTNHLWGKDFVVVIDAGHGGHDPGAIGKISKEKNINLNVALKVGNLIKRNCDDVKVIYTRSKDVFIPLDRRAEIANNAKADLFISIHTNALANNRTAKGASTWTLGLAKSDANLEVAKRENSVILYESDYKTRYAGFNPNSAESYIIFEFMQDKYMEQSVHLASLMQKQFRQTCRRADRGVHQAGFLVLKASAMPSILIELGFISTPEEERYLNSEEGAGTMAKGIYRAFLNYKREHELRLTGVSKTIVPTEQEEDNAPAIAQKDTESVNTAPQQEKLLAEAKTKPAATAKTAPKRPIVVESATNDSEITFKIQILTSSKPLAKNDKRLKGLKEVDYYKEGGIYKYTYGASSDYNKVLRTKRTITAQFKDAFIIAFRNGEKMNVNEAIAEFKKRRNK, encoded by the coding sequence ATGAAACTGAATAGACCGTACATATTATACATATTCATTTGCCTCTGGCTACTTTTTCTACCCTCATGTACTAACCACTTATGGGGGAAGGATTTTGTAGTAGTTATCGACGCAGGACATGGCGGACATGATCCGGGCGCCATCGGCAAAATCTCGAAAGAGAAAAATATCAATCTGAACGTTGCCCTGAAAGTGGGAAATCTGATTAAAAGGAATTGCGACGACGTCAAAGTGATTTACACTCGTAGCAAAGATGTATTCATCCCTTTAGACCGACGCGCAGAAATCGCGAACAACGCGAAGGCTGATCTCTTCATTTCCATTCACACCAACGCACTGGCTAACAACCGTACCGCAAAAGGTGCTTCAACCTGGACACTGGGTTTAGCCAAATCAGACGCTAATCTGGAAGTTGCCAAGCGAGAGAACTCCGTAATCCTCTACGAAAGTGACTACAAAACAAGATATGCCGGTTTCAACCCGAACTCTGCCGAGTCATATATTATATTTGAATTCATGCAAGATAAATACATGGAACAGAGTGTACACCTGGCTTCTCTGATGCAGAAACAATTTCGCCAAACTTGTAGAAGGGCAGACCGTGGAGTGCATCAAGCCGGATTCCTTGTCTTAAAAGCGAGTGCCATGCCGAGCATTCTGATAGAACTAGGATTTATCTCTACGCCCGAAGAGGAGCGCTATCTGAATTCTGAAGAAGGGGCCGGCACCATGGCAAAAGGCATCTACCGTGCTTTCTTAAATTATAAGAGAGAACATGAACTGCGCCTAACAGGAGTCAGCAAAACGATCGTCCCAACCGAACAGGAAGAAGACAATGCCCCGGCAATTGCCCAAAAGGATACCGAAAGCGTGAACACAGCTCCCCAACAGGAAAAGCTATTGGCCGAAGCAAAAACAAAACCTGCCGCGACAGCAAAAACAGCACCGAAACGCCCAATTGTAGTAGAGAGTGCAACCAATGACAGTGAAATTACGTTTAAGATACAGATACTTACTTCTTCCAAACCTCTCGCCAAAAACGACAAACGGCTGAAAGGACTGAAAGAGGTAGATTATTATAAGGAAGGGGGAATATACAAATATACGTATGGAGCCTCCTCCGATTATAACAAGGTGTTGCGTACGAAGCGCACCATTACGGCACAATTCAAAGACGCCTTTATCATCGCTTTCCGGAACGGCGAGAAAATGAACGTCAATGAAGCGATTGCCGAATTCAAAAAAAGAAGAAATAAATAA
- a CDS encoding MlaD family protein, with protein MKYITKEVRIGIAGIVALCVLIYGINWLKGIHMFQPSSYFYAKFENVNGLTKSSPVFADGVRVGIVRDIYYDYAKPGNVIVEVELDTELRIPKGSSAELVSELMGGVRMNILLANNPREKYAVGDTIPGTLNNGMMESAAKLIPKVEEMLPKLDSILISLNNILGDKSIPATLHSIEKTTANLAVVSSQVKGLMSNDIPQLTSKLNTIGDNFVVISGNLKEVDYAATFKKIDETLANVKILTEKLNSKDNTIGLLFNDPTLYNNLNATTENAASLLEDLKEHPKRYVHFSLFGKKDK; from the coding sequence ATGAAGTACATTACAAAAGAAGTCAGAATAGGTATTGCAGGTATCGTTGCACTATGTGTGCTTATATACGGAATTAACTGGCTGAAAGGTATACACATGTTTCAACCTTCCAGCTATTTCTATGCCAAATTTGAAAACGTAAACGGACTCACCAAATCAAGCCCGGTATTTGCCGACGGTGTTCGTGTAGGTATCGTGCGTGACATCTATTATGATTATGCCAAACCCGGAAATGTAATTGTCGAAGTGGAACTGGACACGGAACTGCGGATTCCCAAAGGAAGTAGCGCCGAGCTTGTATCCGAACTTATGGGAGGCGTACGCATGAATATTCTTCTGGCAAACAACCCGCGCGAAAAATATGCCGTAGGAGATACGATCCCCGGCACACTGAACAACGGAATGATGGAAAGCGCGGCAAAACTGATCCCCAAGGTAGAAGAAATGCTTCCGAAACTGGATTCTATCCTCATCTCTCTGAACAATATATTAGGAGACAAGAGCATCCCTGCCACCCTGCACTCGATAGAGAAGACAACCGCCAACCTGGCAGTAGTCAGTTCGCAGGTAAAAGGGCTGATGAGTAATGACATACCTCAACTCACCAGTAAACTGAACACCATCGGAGACAACTTCGTTGTTATCAGCGGAAATTTGAAAGAAGTAGACTATGCAGCCACTTTCAAAAAAATAGACGAAACGCTGGCTAACGTAAAAATACTTACAGAAAAATTAAACAGCAAAGATAACACAATCGGACTGCTCTTCAACGACCCGACTTTATACAATAATCTGAATGCAACAACTGAAAATGCAGCCAGCTTATTAGAAGACCTGAAAGAGCATCCGAAACGGTACGTTCACTTCTCATTATTCGGCAAGAAAGACAAGTAG
- the dnaA gene encoding chromosomal replication initiator protein DnaA: protein MIESNHVVLWNRCLDVIKDNVPETTYNTWFAPIVPLKYEDKTLILQIPSQFFYEILEERFVDLIRKTLYKVIGEGTKLMYNVMVDKTSIPNQTVNLEASNRSTAVTPKSIIGGNKAPSFLQAPAVQDLDPHLNPNYNFENFIEGYSNKLSRSVAEAVAQKPGGTAFNPLFLYGASGVGKTHLANAIGTKIKEIYPEKRVLYVSAHLFQVQYTDSVRNNTTNDFINFYQTIDVLIIDDIQEFAGVTKTQNNFFHIFNHLHQNGKQLILTSDRAPVLLQGIEERLLTRFKWGMVAELEKPTVELRKNILRNKIHRDGLQFPPEVIDYIAENVNESVRDLEGIVIAIMARSTIFNKEIDLDLAQHIVHGVVHNETKAVTIDDILKVVCKHFDLEPSAIHTKSRKREVVQARQIAMYLAKNHTDFSTSKIGKFIGNKDHATVLHACKTVKGQLEVDKSFSAEVQEIESLLKKRN, encoded by the coding sequence ATGATTGAATCAAATCATGTCGTACTTTGGAACCGCTGTCTCGACGTTATTAAAGACAATGTTCCCGAGACGACATATAATACTTGGTTTGCCCCTATTGTTCCGTTGAAATATGAGGACAAAACGTTGATCTTACAGATCCCGAGCCAGTTTTTCTATGAAATACTGGAAGAGAGATTCGTAGATCTTATACGTAAGACATTATATAAGGTCATTGGCGAAGGAACCAAGTTGATGTACAATGTCATGGTGGACAAGACTTCGATTCCGAATCAAACCGTGAATCTCGAAGCAAGCAATCGTTCTACGGCTGTTACTCCCAAAAGCATAATCGGAGGAAACAAAGCTCCCAGCTTCCTACAGGCTCCTGCCGTTCAGGATTTGGACCCGCATTTGAATCCCAATTATAATTTTGAGAACTTCATTGAAGGATACAGCAATAAACTTTCAAGAAGTGTGGCGGAAGCCGTAGCGCAAAAACCGGGAGGGACTGCTTTCAACCCGTTATTCCTTTATGGAGCATCCGGAGTAGGAAAGACGCACCTGGCAAACGCAATAGGCACGAAAATCAAAGAAATTTATCCAGAGAAAAGAGTATTGTACGTTTCGGCACATTTGTTCCAGGTACAATATACGGATTCTGTACGCAATAACACGACTAACGACTTTATTAACTTTTACCAGACGATTGATGTATTAATCATTGATGATATTCAGGAGTTTGCCGGTGTCACCAAGACTCAAAACAACTTCTTCCATATCTTCAATCATTTACACCAGAACGGCAAACAGCTCATATTAACTTCAGACCGTGCTCCTGTATTGTTGCAAGGTATTGAAGAACGCCTCCTGACCCGTTTCAAATGGGGTATGGTAGCCGAGCTTGAAAAGCCGACGGTAGAACTTCGCAAAAACATTCTACGCAACAAGATACACCGCGACGGGTTACAATTCCCGCCGGAAGTGATCGATTATATTGCCGAAAATGTGAATGAAAGTGTACGCGATCTGGAAGGTATCGTCATTGCTATCATGGCTCGTTCCACTATTTTCAACAAAGAAATAGATTTGGATTTGGCACAACACATTGTACATGGCGTGGTTCATAACGAAACTAAAGCGGTTACCATCGATGATATCCTCAAAGTGGTATGCAAGCATTTTGATCTGGAACCGTCTGCCATACATACAAAATCCAGAAAAAGGGAAGTCGTTCAAGCACGACAGATCGCCATGTATCTAGCTAAAAACCACACAGACTTTTCAACTTCTAAGATAGGTAAGTTTATCGGTAACAAAGACCATGCAACGGTACTTCACGCCTGCAAAACCGTAAAAGGACAATTGGAGGTGGACAAAAGCTTTAGTGCAGAAGTACAGGAAATAGAATCGTTACTGAAAAAGAGAAACTGA
- a CDS encoding NADPH-dependent oxidoreductase — translation MFETVKNRRTIRKYLPKDINPSLLNDLLETSFRASTMGGMQLYSVIVTRDAEMKEKLSPAHFNQPMVKNAPVVLTFCADFRRFSKWCEQRKAVPGYDNLMSFMNASMDTLLVAQTFCTLAEEAGLGICYLGTTTYNPQMIIDTLQLPELVFPLTTITVGYPDGIPAQVDRLPLEAAVHDEKYHDYTPEGIDKLYAYKESLPENKQFIEENKKETLAQVFTDVRYTKKDNEFMSENLLKVLRQQGFLK, via the coding sequence ATGTTTGAAACCGTAAAGAACAGAAGAACTATCCGGAAATATCTGCCTAAAGATATAAATCCGAGTTTGTTAAATGATTTGCTTGAAACCTCTTTCCGTGCTTCTACGATGGGTGGGATGCAACTTTATAGTGTGATTGTGACTCGCGATGCGGAAATGAAGGAGAAACTTTCGCCTGCTCATTTCAATCAGCCGATGGTAAAAAATGCTCCAGTCGTATTGACTTTTTGTGCTGATTTCCGTCGTTTCAGCAAATGGTGTGAACAGCGGAAAGCAGTGCCGGGCTACGATAATTTAATGTCTTTTATGAATGCGTCTATGGATACTTTGCTTGTTGCGCAGACTTTTTGTACGCTGGCGGAAGAAGCAGGACTCGGCATTTGTTATTTAGGAACTACCACTTATAATCCTCAAATGATTATTGATACCCTCCAACTCCCCGAACTGGTATTTCCTCTCACCACAATAACGGTAGGCTATCCGGACGGTATTCCCGCACAAGTAGACCGTTTGCCTTTGGAAGCTGCCGTGCACGATGAAAAATATCACGACTATACACCGGAAGGAATAGATAAACTCTATGCCTACAAAGAATCATTGCCGGAAAACAAGCAGTTTATCGAAGAAAATAAAAAAGAAACATTGGCTCAAGTCTTTACAGACGTGCGTTACACAAAGAAAGATAACGAATTTATGTCCGAAAATCTATTGAAAGTACTTCGCCAGCAAGGATTCTTGAAATAA
- a CDS encoding adenosylcobalamin-dependent ribonucleoside-diphosphate reductase — protein MEKQIYSYDEAYEESLRYFQGDELAARVWVNKYAVKDSFGNIYEKSPEDMHWRIANEVARVESKYPNALTAKELYDLLDHFKYIVPQGSPMTGIGNDYQVASLSNCFVIGVDGAADSYGAIIKIDEEQVQLMKRRGGVGHDLSHIRPKGSPVKNSALTSTGLVPFMERYSNSTREVAQDGRRGALMLSVSIKHPDSEAFIDAKMTEGKVTGANVSVKLDDAFMQAAVDEKPYVQQYPIDSAQPTFTKEIDASTLWKKIVHNAWKSAEPGVLFWDTIIRESVPDCYADLGYRTVSTNPCGEIPLCPYDSCRLLAINLYSYVVNPFKPDAYFDFDLFQKHVALAQRIMDDIIDLELEKIERIMTKIDEDPENEEVKHAERALWEKIYKKSGQGRRTGVGITAEGDMLAALGLRYGTEEATEFSEKVHKTVALGAYRSSVEMAKERGAFEIYNSEREQNNPFIQRLAAADPKLYEDMKKYGRRNIACLTIAPTGTTSLMTQTTSGIEPVFLPVYKRRRKVNPNDTNVHVDFVDETGDAFEEYIVFHHKFVTWMEANGYDPARRYTQEEIDELVAKSPYYKATSNDVDWLMKVKMQGRIQKWVDHSISVTINLPNDVDEDLVNRLYVEAWKSGCKGCTVYRDGSRSGVLISTKSDKDKKEGLPPCKPPTVVEVRPRILEADVVRFQNNKEKWVAFVGLLDGHPYEIFTGLQDDDEGILLPKSVTCGRIIKNVDEDGTKRYDFQFENKRGYKTTIEGLSEKFNKEYWNYAKLISGVLRYRMPIEQVIKLVGSLQLNSESINTWKNGVERALKKYIQDGTEAKGKKCPNCGNETLVYQEGCLICTTCGASRCG, from the coding sequence GTGGAAAAACAGATTTATTCTTACGACGAAGCCTATGAAGAATCTTTACGATATTTTCAAGGCGACGAGCTTGCTGCAAGGGTTTGGGTAAACAAATACGCAGTAAAGGATTCTTTCGGTAATATCTATGAAAAATCCCCGGAAGACATGCATTGGAGAATTGCAAATGAAGTGGCACGCGTAGAATCGAAGTATCCGAATGCGTTGACAGCAAAAGAACTGTATGATTTACTGGATCACTTCAAGTACATCGTCCCCCAAGGTAGCCCGATGACAGGAATCGGTAACGACTACCAGGTTGCTTCACTATCCAACTGCTTCGTTATCGGAGTGGACGGTGCAGCCGACTCTTATGGCGCTATCATCAAAATCGACGAAGAACAGGTACAACTAATGAAAAGACGCGGTGGTGTAGGTCATGACTTATCACACATCCGTCCGAAAGGTTCTCCCGTTAAAAACTCGGCGTTGACTTCTACCGGTCTTGTTCCGTTCATGGAACGATATTCGAATTCCACTCGTGAAGTAGCTCAAGACGGACGTCGCGGTGCATTGATGTTGAGCGTGTCTATCAAGCATCCGGATTCGGAAGCATTCATTGATGCCAAGATGACCGAAGGTAAAGTGACCGGAGCAAACGTTTCTGTCAAGTTGGACGACGCTTTCATGCAGGCTGCCGTAGACGAAAAGCCGTATGTACAGCAATATCCTATCGACTCTGCCCAACCTACATTCACCAAGGAAATCGACGCTTCTACCTTGTGGAAGAAAATCGTTCACAATGCATGGAAATCGGCAGAACCGGGCGTTTTGTTCTGGGATACGATTATCCGTGAATCTGTGCCTGATTGTTATGCAGACCTGGGGTATAGAACGGTATCTACCAACCCATGCGGAGAAATTCCTCTATGTCCTTACGATTCTTGCCGCTTATTGGCTATCAATCTATATTCTTATGTGGTAAATCCGTTCAAACCGGATGCTTATTTTGATTTCGACTTGTTCCAAAAACACGTGGCTCTCGCTCAACGGATCATGGACGATATTATCGATCTCGAACTAGAGAAGATCGAACGTATCATGACCAAGATTGACGAAGATCCGGAAAACGAAGAAGTGAAACATGCGGAACGTGCACTTTGGGAGAAAATCTACAAGAAGAGCGGACAAGGTCGTCGTACCGGCGTAGGTATCACTGCAGAAGGTGATATGCTTGCTGCTTTAGGATTACGTTACGGAACGGAAGAAGCAACGGAATTCTCTGAAAAAGTACACAAGACAGTAGCTCTCGGTGCCTATCGTTCTTCAGTGGAAATGGCCAAAGAACGCGGTGCCTTCGAAATATACAATAGCGAACGTGAACAGAACAATCCGTTCATCCAACGCTTGGCAGCAGCCGACCCGAAACTGTATGAGGACATGAAGAAATACGGTCGCCGCAACATTGCCTGTCTGACGATTGCTCCAACCGGAACGACCAGTTTGATGACGCAGACCACTTCGGGTATCGAGCCTGTATTCCTGCCTGTTTACAAACGTAGAAGAAAGGTAAACCCGAACGATACGAATGTGCATGTAGACTTTGTAGACGAAACAGGGGACGCATTTGAAGAATACATCGTATTCCATCATAAATTTGTTACCTGGATGGAAGCTAACGGATACGATCCGGCCAGACGTTACACCCAAGAAGAGATTGACGAACTGGTTGCCAAATCTCCTTATTACAAAGCGACTTCTAACGATGTCGACTGGTTGATGAAGGTGAAAATGCAGGGAAGAATCCAGAAATGGGTAGACCACTCTATCAGCGTAACCATCAATCTGCCGAACGATGTGGACGAGGATTTAGTAAACCGCCTGTATGTAGAGGCATGGAAATCCGGCTGTAAAGGTTGTACCGTATATCGTGACGGTTCACGCTCCGGAGTACTGATCTCTACGAAATCGGATAAGGACAAGAAAGAAGGACTTCCTCCTTGCAAACCGCCTACGGTTGTAGAGGTACGTCCGAGAATATTGGAAGCAGACGTTGTCCGTTTCCAGAACAACAAGGAAAAATGGGTAGCTTTTGTCGGATTATTGGACGGACACCCCTATGAAATATTCACTGGTTTGCAAGATGACGACGAAGGTATCTTGCTGCCTAAGAGCGTAACTTGCGGACGTATCATCAAAAATGTGGATGAAGACGGTACCAAACGTTACGACTTCCAATTCGAGAACAAACGCGGATATAAGACGACCATTGAAGGATTGTCAGAGAAGTTCAACAAGGAATACTGGAACTATGCAAAATTGATTTCCGGCGTGCTTCGCTACCGGATGCCGATTGAACAGGTTATCAAACTGGTTGGCTCTCTGCAATTGAACAGTGAAAGTATCAACACTTGGAAAAACGGTGTAGAACGTGCATTGAAGAAGTATATTCAGGATGGAACGGAAGCCAAAGGTAAGAAGTGCCCGAACTGTGGCAACGAGACATTGGTTTATCAGGAAGGCTGTCTGATTTGTACTACTTGCGGCGCTTCCAGATGTGGATAA
- a CDS encoding 4-alpha-glucanotransferase has protein sequence MILSFNIEYRTNWGEEVRISGLFPESIPLHTTDGIYWTAELELEVPQEGMTINYSYQIEQNGIVIRKEWDSFSRSIFLSGSSRKIYRINDCWKNIPEQLYLYSSAFTEALLAHPEKENIPQRYKKGLVIKAYAPRINKDYCLAICGNQKSLGHWDPEKAVLMSDTNFPEWQIELDASKLKYPLEYKFILYNKQEKKADCWEKNPNRYLADPELKTNETLVISDRYAYFDIPAWKGAGIAIPVFSLKSEKSFGVGDFGDLKRMVDWAVNTRQKVIQILPVNDTTMTHAWTDSYPYNSISIYAFHPMYADIRQMGTLKDKEAASKFSKKQKELNSLPAIDYEAVNQTKWEFFNLLFRQEGEKVLASKGFKDFFETNKEWLQPYAVFSYLRDAYKTPNFRKWPRHSVYQAEDIEKMCQPGTADYPHISLYYYIQYHLHLQLLSATEYARQHGVVLKGDIPIGISRNSVEAWTEPHYFNLNGQAGAPPDDFSINGQNWGFPTYNWDVMEKDGYRWWMKRFQKMAEYFDAYRIDHILGFFRIWEIPMHAVHGLLGQFDPSLPMSREEIESYGLTFRDEYLLPFIHESFLGQLFGPHTHLVKQDFLQLIDDSGLYRMKPGFETQREVEQFFAGRNDEDSIWIREGLYSLISNVLFVADKKEEGKYHPRIGVQRDFVFRSLNEEEKNAFNRLYDQYYYHRHNEFWYQQAMKKLPQLTQSTRMLVCGEDLGMIPACVSSVMNELRILSLEIQRMPKNPMHEFGHLNEYPYRSVCTISTHDMSTLRGWWEEDYQQTQRYYNATLGHYGVAPTTATPELCEEIVRNHLNSNSILCILSFQDWLSIDGKWRNPNVAEERINVPSNPRNYWRYRMHLTLEQLMKAKTLNDKISELIKYTGRDPNK, from the coding sequence ATGATTCTATCATTTAATATTGAATACCGCACCAATTGGGGAGAAGAAGTAAGGATTTCCGGCTTATTTCCGGAATCAATTCCTTTACACACCACCGATGGTATCTATTGGACGGCAGAACTTGAGCTTGAAGTCCCTCAAGAAGGGATGACCATCAATTATAGCTATCAGATAGAGCAAAACGGAATAGTTATCCGCAAGGAATGGGACAGTTTTTCGAGATCTATTTTCTTATCAGGCAGTTCCAGGAAGATATACAGAATCAATGATTGCTGGAAAAATATTCCGGAACAACTGTATCTTTATAGTTCTGCTTTTACAGAAGCCTTACTGGCACATCCTGAAAAAGAGAATATCCCGCAAAGATATAAGAAGGGACTGGTTATCAAGGCCTACGCCCCACGTATCAACAAAGATTATTGCCTGGCAATTTGTGGCAACCAGAAATCATTAGGTCACTGGGACCCGGAGAAAGCGGTATTGATGAGTGATACCAATTTCCCGGAATGGCAGATAGAGCTGGACGCCAGCAAACTTAAATATCCGCTGGAATATAAATTCATCCTCTACAACAAACAGGAAAAGAAAGCAGACTGCTGGGAGAAAAACCCTAACCGCTATCTGGCAGACCCGGAACTGAAGACCAACGAAACGCTCGTGATTTCCGACCGATATGCTTATTTCGACATTCCCGCATGGAAAGGGGCAGGAATCGCTATACCCGTATTTTCTTTAAAATCAGAGAAAAGTTTCGGAGTAGGTGATTTCGGCGACTTGAAACGTATGGTAGACTGGGCAGTAAATACTCGCCAGAAAGTTATTCAGATTTTACCGGTCAACGACACCACCATGACTCATGCATGGACGGACTCTTATCCTTATAACAGCATTTCTATTTATGCTTTCCATCCGATGTATGCGGATATCAGGCAAATGGGAACTCTGAAAGATAAAGAAGCGGCATCAAAATTCAGCAAGAAGCAAAAGGAACTGAACAGCCTCCCTGCTATTGACTACGAAGCGGTCAACCAAACAAAATGGGAGTTTTTCAACTTACTGTTCCGACAGGAAGGAGAAAAGGTATTGGCTTCCAAAGGTTTCAAAGATTTCTTTGAAACGAACAAGGAATGGCTGCAACCTTATGCAGTCTTTAGTTATCTGCGCGATGCCTACAAAACGCCCAATTTCCGCAAATGGCCGCGACACTCTGTTTACCAAGCGGAAGATATAGAAAAAATGTGCCAACCGGGAACGGCAGATTATCCGCACATCTCGTTGTATTATTATATCCAGTATCATCTGCATCTACAGCTGTTGTCTGCAACCGAATATGCCCGCCAACACGGTGTTGTATTAAAGGGGGATATTCCGATTGGTATCAGCCGCAACAGCGTGGAAGCCTGGACAGAACCTCATTACTTCAATCTAAACGGACAAGCGGGTGCTCCGCCCGATGATTTCTCGATCAACGGGCAAAACTGGGGATTCCCCACATACAACTGGGATGTCATGGAAAAAGACGGATACCGCTGGTGGATGAAGCGTTTTCAGAAAATGGCAGAATACTTCGATGCTTACCGGATCGATCATATCCTCGGGTTCTTCCGTATTTGGGAAATACCAATGCACGCTGTACACGGATTGTTAGGTCAGTTTGATCCTTCTTTACCGATGAGCCGGGAAGAAATCGAAAGTTATGGTCTAACGTTCCGGGATGAATATCTGCTACCATTCATCCATGAATCTTTCCTCGGACAGTTGTTCGGACCGCATACCCATTTAGTCAAACAGGACTTTCTTCAATTGATTGATGACTCCGGACTTTATCGGATGAAACCGGGATTCGAAACACAACGGGAGGTAGAACAATTCTTTGCTGGTAGAAATGATGAAGATAGTATCTGGATTCGGGAAGGGCTTTATTCATTAATCAGTAACGTCTTATTTGTTGCGGATAAGAAAGAGGAAGGTAAATACCACCCGCGTATCGGTGTGCAACGAGATTTCGTATTCCGGTCGCTGAACGAAGAAGAGAAAAATGCGTTTAACAGACTATACGACCAGTATTATTACCATCGGCACAACGAGTTCTGGTATCAACAGGCTATGAAGAAGTTACCTCAACTGACACAATCAACCCGCATGTTGGTTTGTGGAGAAGATTTGGGGATGATTCCTGCTTGTGTGTCGTCGGTGATGAATGAGCTCCGGATTCTTAGTCTGGAAATTCAGCGGATGCCTAAGAATCCGATGCATGAATTCGGGCATTTAAATGAGTATCCGTACCGGTCTGTCTGCACAATCTCCACTCACGATATGTCTACGTTGCGTGGCTGGTGGGAAGAAGATTATCAACAGACCCAACGTTACTATAATGCAACGTTAGGACATTATGGAGTTGCACCGACAACTGCCACCCCGGAGTTGTGCGAGGAAATCGTACGCAACCATCTCAACAGTAATTCCATTCTCTGTATCTTGTCTTTCCAGGATTGGTTATCGATAGACGGGAAATGGAGAAATCCGAATGTGGCGGAAGAGCGAATTAATGTTCCATCCAATCCACGAAACTACTGGAGATACCGGATGCATCTCACTCTGGAGCAGTTGATGAAAGCAAAAACACTTAATGATAAGATTAGCGAATTGATTAAATACACAGGAAGAGATCCGAATAAATAG